One part of the Humulus lupulus chromosome 9, drHumLupu1.1, whole genome shotgun sequence genome encodes these proteins:
- the LOC133802589 gene encoding thaumatin-like protein codes for MSTYSILFGLLLLISLSISDGAQLIIVNNCNENIWPGVLGSAGQSTPKDGGFHLGSGEEVVLDVPEKWSGRIWGRQGCNFDDNGKGSCITGDCANQLHCRGSGGEPPATVVEMTLGSSTSPLHFYDVSLVDGFNLPVSMKPVGGGVGCGVASCEVDLNVCCPSALEVRSGGRVVGCKSACLAMQSAKYCCTGNYANPNTCKPTLFAHLFKAICPKAYSYAFDDSTSLNKCRATRYVITFCPPQ; via the exons ATGTCAACTTACTCAATTCTCTTCGGTCTTCTTCTGTTGATCTCTCTGAGCATTTCAG ATGGGGCACAATTGATTATAGTGAACAACTGCAATGAGAATATATGGCCTGGTGTGCTAGGCAGTGCTGGGCAGAGCACCCCAAAAGATGGAGGCTTCCACTTAGGAAGTGGTGAGGAAGTAGTACTTGATGTCCCAGAGAAGTGGTCTGGCAGGATATGGGGTAGGCAGGGTTGCAACTTTGACGACAATGGGAAAGGATCATGCATCACTGGTGACTGTGCAAACCAACTGCATTGCCGAGGCAGCGGTGGGGAGCCGCCTGCCACGGTGGTGGAAATGACACTTGGTTCTTCAACTTCACCACTTCATTTCTACGATGTTAGCCTTGTGGATGGCTTTAACTTGCCTGTTTCGATGAAACCGGTGGGGGGTGGGGTCGGATGTGGCGTGGCGTCTTGTGAAGTTGATTTGAATGTTTGTTGCCCTTCTGCATTGGAAGTGAGGAGTGGTGGAAGGGTTGTGGGGTGTAAGAGTGCTTGCTTGGCTATGCAATCAGCTAAATATTGTTGTACTGGCAACTATGCCAACCCAAACACTTGCAAACCAACACTCTTtgctcatctgtttaaggctattTGTCCTAAGGCTTATAGTTATGCATTTGATGACTCTACTAGCCTTAATAAATGTAGAGCTACTCGTTATGTCATCACCTTCTGCCCTCCACAGTAA
- the LOC133800395 gene encoding oxoglutarate-dependent flavonoid 7-O-demethylase 1-like: MGSTTEDSIPTYPPSLPVPNVQEMVWKDPLKVPERYIRNEEEMHTKPELSHLSSQVPVIDLSLLSNGNKEELLKLDLACKEWGFFQVVNHGVESKVLQGLKDASAEFFELPLEEKNKISMPPNDIQGYGHAYVVSEDQILDWSDALIMLVYPSWFRNVNIWPTKPETLKDSMEAYSTELKRVAKELLGSLSLIMGMEKGYLLELHKELVQAMRVNYYPPCPTPENVLGISPHSDTSTITILMQDGDVTGLQIRHQGGWVPVRAIPKALVVNVGDVTEILSNGKYKSIEHRAVTNESKSRLSYATFFIPLDEVEIGPLSHLIDTQGSLPLYKKIKYGDYVRNSMKMKHDGKAHTQIAKAK; this comes from the exons ATGGGCTCAACCACTGAGGATAGTATACCAACGTATCCACCATCTCTGCCAGTACCAAATGTACAAGAAATGGTTTGGAAGGACCCTCTTAAGGTTCctgaaagatacataagaaatgaAGAGGAAATGCACACTAAACCAGAATTATCTCATCTTTCATCTCAAGTTCCTGTAATTGATTTATCATTGCTCTCAAATGGAAACAAGGAGGAGTTATTGAAACTTGATTTGGCTTGTAAAGAATGGGGATTTTTCCAG GTGGTGAATCATGGAGTGGAAAGCAAAGTATTGCAGGGTCTGAAAGATGCTTCAGCAGAGTTTTTTGAACTGCCATTAGAAGAGAAGAACAAGATTTCAATGCCTCCAAATGACATACAAGGCTATGGACATGCATACGTAGTATCTGAAGATCAGATACTAGATTGGTCTGATGCATTGATTATGCTTGTCTACCCTTCCTGGTTTAGGAATGTTAACATTTGGCCAACAAAACCAGAGACATTAAA GGACTCTATGGAGGCTTATTCAACAGAACTCAAAAGAGTAGCAAAGGAGCTACTAGGCTCTCTATCTTTGATCATGGGGATGGAGAAAGGTTATCTTCTAGAGCTGCATAAAGAACTGGTGCAAGCCATGCGTGTGAATTACTACCCTCCATGTCCAACACCAGAAAACGTGCTGGGAATAAGTCCTCACTCTGACACAAGTACCATAACAATACTCATGCAAGATGGTGATGTGACCGGGTTACAGATTCGCCATCAAGGAGGATGGGTTCCAGTCAGGGCTATACCAAAGGCGTTGGTTGTTAATGTTGGTGATGTTACTGAG ATACTGAGTAATGGCAAGTACAAGAGCATAGAGCATAGAGCTGTGACAAACGAGTCCAAGTCAAGATTATCTTATGCAACATTTTTCATTCCCCTGGATGAGGTAGAAATTGGACCACTAAGTCATTTGATAGACACACAAGGGTCCCTTCCCTTGTACAAGAAGATCAAATATGGTGACTATGTGAGGAATTCCATGAAGATGAAACATGATGGGAAAGCCCATACTCAGATTGCAAAGGCAAAATAA
- the LOC133801407 gene encoding uncharacterized protein LOC133801407 encodes MAKDGPNWDGLLKWSIAHSDGTKPTRNLSEEDRRWFMEAMQAQSVDVVKRMKEITLVMQTPEQVLEAQGVTAADIEDMLDELQEHVESIDMANDLHSIGGLVPLLGYLKNSHANIRAKAAEVVTTIVQNNERSQQLVMEANGLEPLLSNFTSDPDVTVRTKALGAISSLIRHNKPGITAFRLANGYAALRDALSSESVRFQRKALNLVHYLLNENSSDCSVVSELGFPRIMLHLASSEDAEVREAALRGLLELARDKSGETSGRVADVNDDKLKQILQERINGISLMSPEDLGAAREERHLVDSLWKTYFNEPSSLHEKGLLVLPGEDAPAPAPDVASKHFEPPLRAWAANPSADRTTETETKAAPLLLGPAPSAADVQGSSGVTQNGDNTSGREQ; translated from the exons ATGGCTAAAGACGGACCCAACTGGGATGGTTTGCTCAAGTGGAGCATTGCTCATTCTGACGGGACTAAACCCACTCGTAATTTGAG TGAGGAGGATCGAAGATGGTTTATGGAAGCTATGCAAGCGCAGAGTGTTGATGTTGTAAAGCGTATGAAAGAAATTACTTTGGTTATGCAAACCCCTGAACAGGTTTTGGAAGCTCAGGGTGTCACTGCTGCTGATATTGAAG ATATGCTGGATGAGTTACAAGAACATGTTGAATCTATTGACATGGCCAATG ACCTTCATTCCATTGGCGGTTTGGTCCCTCTTCTTGGTTACCTTAAGAACTCACATGCTAACATAAGAGCAAAGGCTGCTGAGGTCGTAACAACCATTGTACAGAATAATGAACGGAGTCAACAGCTGGTTATGGAAGCCAATGGCTTAGAGCCTCTTCTTTCTAATTTTACATCCGATCCTGATGTGACAGTTCGAACCAAAGCGCTCGGTGCTATATCTT CATTAATCCGGCATAACAAACCTGGTATTACTGCATTTCGTCTTGCCAATGGGTATGCAGCCTTGAGAGATGCTTTAAGTTCTGAAAGCGTGAGATTTCAGAG GAAAGCGTTGAACTTGGTCCATTATCTACTAAATGAGAATAGTTCAGACTGCAGCGTAGTATCTGAGCTAGGATTTCCTCGTATTATGTTGCACCTTGCCTCTAGCGAAGATGCAGAGGTACGAGAGGCTGCTCTTCGAGGCCTTCTCGAGCTGGCACGGGACAAAAGTGGCGAGACAAGTGGTAGAGTGGCTGATGTCAATGATGACAAACTGAAACAAATTCTTCAAGAGAGAATTAACGGTATCAGTCTTATGTCTCCCGAAGATCTTGGGGCAGCCAGAGAAGAGAGGCATCTTGTGGATTCCCTTTGGAAGACATACTTTAACGAACCATCTTCTCTTCATGAGAAGGGTCTTCTTGTTCTTCCTGGGGAAGATGCACCCGCACCTGCGCCTGATGTTGCAAGCAAGCATTTTGAacctcctcttcgagcttgggcaGCCAATCCTTCAGCTGATAGAACCACCGAAACTGAAACAAAAGCGGCTCCGTTGCTTTTAGGTCCGGCACCATCTGCTGCTGATGTTCAAGGGAGTTCTGGGGTTACACAGAATGGCGATAATACCTCGGGGAGAGAACAATAG